A stretch of the Papaver somniferum cultivar HN1 chromosome 6, ASM357369v1, whole genome shotgun sequence genome encodes the following:
- the LOC113289724 gene encoding LOW QUALITY PROTEIN: potassium channel KAT3-like (The sequence of the model RefSeq protein was modified relative to this genomic sequence to represent the inferred CDS: deleted 1 base in 1 codon; substituted 2 bases at 2 genomic stop codons): MESNSHSFFSTDLLPSLGARINQTTKLRQYIVSPFSPRYRAWEMFLIFLVVYSSWISPCQFAFLTYKQGTLFIIDNIVNGFFAIDIFLTFFVAYLDRRSYLLIDDPKKIATRYISTWFIFDFCSTAPFQPLSLLFTEHSSGLGFKALNMLRLWRLRRVSSLFARVEKDIRFNYFWTRCTKLISVTLFAVHCGGCFNYLIADRYPDPRKTWIGAVMPNFKEESLWNRYVTAIYWSITTLTTTGYGDLHAENPREMLFDIVYMFFNLGLTAYLIGNMTNLVVHGTSRTRNFRDMIQAASEFSARNQLPPQIRDQMLSHICLKFKTEDLKQNETLNGLPRAIRSAIAQNLFLPIVQKVDLFQGVSSDFLLQLVSEVEAEYFPPKEDVILQNETPTNMYILVSGAVVREPKFSLYRIYSIYQWLCQGSWKSSRRRYFRGNWDIKNTHNDIKNXVRTXNELQQRFASANQSNDKMNWKTSFGNCSKIATESKSGSVGKTVAHNSRRVTIHFTIGKHNTSENQFGKLINLRATLEELLSIAGQKFPGYHPVKVVNRENAEIDDISVIRDGDHLFLLQK, from the exons ATGGAAAGCAATAGTCACAGCTTCTTCTCTACTGATCTCTTGCCATCACTTGGAGCAAGGATAAACCAGACAACCAAGCTAAGGCAGTATATTGTCTCTCCTTTCAGTCCTCGTTA caggGCTTGGGAGATGTTTCTCATATTTCTGGTTGTGTACTCATCCTGGATAAGCCCATGTCAATTTGCATTTCTGACATATAAGCAAGGCACGCTATTCATCATTGACAACATTGTCAATGGTTTCTTTGCCATTGATATCTTTCTCACCTTCTTTGTTGCATACCTGGACCGCCGATCATATCTTCTGATCGATGATCCAAAGAAAATTGCAACAAG GTACATATCGACCTGGTTTATTTTCGACTTCTGCTCAACAGCTCCATTTCAACCTCTCAGCCTTCTCTTCACCGAACACAGCAGTGGCCTAGGTTTTAAAGCGCTTAATATGCTCCGACTGTGGCGTCTCAGACGGGTCAGCTCCTTGTTTGCAAG AGTCGAGAAGGACATTCGGTTCAACTATTTCTGGACGCGCTGCACAAAGCTTATCTCA GTGACTCTTTTTGCAGTGCATTGTGGTGGATGCTTTAACTATCTGATAGCAGACAGATACCCAGATCCAAGGAAAACTTGGATAGGTGCTGTTATGCCAAACTTCAAAGAAGAGAGTCTTTGGAACAGATATGTAACTGCAATATATTGGTCCATTACAACACTAACTACAACAGGTTATGGGGACTTGCATGCTGAAAACCCTAGAGAGATGTTGTTTGATATTGTCTACATGTTTTTCAACTTGGGATTAACAGCTTACCTCATTGGAAACATGACAAACCTTGTTGTTCACGGAACGAGCCGGACCAGAAATTTT AGAGATATGATCCAAGCTGCTTCTGAATTTTCTGCGCGGAATCAGCTGCCGCCACAAATACGTGACCAAATGCTGTCGCACATATGCCTCAAGTTCAAAACAGAAGACTTAAAACAGAACGAAACATTGAATGGACTACCAAGAGCCATTCGGTCAGCTATTGCCCAGAACCTCTTCTTACCTATTGTTCAAAAGGTTGATCTTTTCCAAGGGGTTTCCAGCGATTTCCTTTTACAACTG GTCTCAGAAGTGGAAGCCGAGTATTTTCCACCAAAGGAAGATGTGATTCTGCAGAATGAGACTCCAACAAATATGTATATACTAGTTTCAGGCGCTGTGGTAAGAGAACCTAAATTTTCCCTATACA GAATTTATAGCATCTACCAATGGTTGTGCCAAG GTTCATGGAAGAGCAGTCGCAGGAGATATTTTCGGGGAAATTGGGATATAAAGAATACACATAATGATATAAAGAATTGAGTaagaa cataaaatgaactccAGCAAAGATTTGCTAGCGCCAACCAAAGCAATGATAAAATGAACTGGAAGACTAGTTTTGGCAATTGCAGCAAGATTGCAACAGAATCTAAATCAGGCAGCGTTGGAAAAACCGTAGCGCACAATAGCAGAAGAGTTACGATTCATTTTACTATTGGAAAGCACAATACATCAGAAAATCAATTCGGGAAGTTGATAAACTTGCGTGCTACGCTAGAGGAGCTATTGTCAATTGCTG GTCAAAAGTTTCCAGGCTACCATCCTGTAAAAGTCGTCAACAGAGAAAATGCTGAAATAGATGATATAAGCGTAATTCGAGATGGGGATCATCTATTCCTGCTTCAGAAGTAA
- the LOC113289725 gene encoding mannosyl-oligosaccharide 1,2-alpha-mannosidase MNS3-like: MSKILPSSMKDVHYDNAKFRRRSCFKMIVQAFANSSIKRECVTCSTGKFLILLMIGGLAFLMLMNTNSIDHVSDRIRKSIAGREEHRLLLNGVGKFGKFWRKPPRLPPRLSPDEILTSNSSTFNAGNLKGDSKWVIRQRSVKHAFIHAWSGYKQYAMGYDELMPLSQRGVDGLGGLGATVVDALDTAMIMGADEVISEAGTWIETHLSERIDGKGQVNLFETTIRVLGGLLSAYHLSGGEEGMGDMKVKGPKPHVYLEIAKNLADRLMSAFTSSPTSVPYSDVILRDRSAHPAPDGLSSTSEVSTLQLEFNYLSAISGDLRYGTEAMKVLEHLKTLPKVEGLVPIYISPHSGQFSGENIRLGSRGDSYYEYLIKVWLQQRTSQDGDVRYLHEMYEEAMKGVRHLLVRKSIPKGLVFVGELPYGPKGAFSSKMDHLVCFLPGTLALGATKGISKKKAMEENLLTFEDMENLKLAEDLAKTCFEMYSVTTTGLAPEIAYFNVDGYSEGGHGGGNGSSEYANDIIIKTLDRHNLLRPETVESLFVLYRITEDSKYREWGWQIFEAFEKHTRVDSGGYGSLDDVTVLPPRKRDKMETFFLGETLKYLYLLFGDENVIPLDKFVFNTEAHPFPIRSAVKKQ; encoded by the exons ATGTCAAAAATTCTTCCGTCTTCGATGAAAGATGTGCACTATGATAACGCCAAATTCCGACGTCGATCTTGTTTTAAG ATGATAGTGCAAGCATTCGCCAACAGTAGTATCAAACGTGAATGCGTAACCTGTAGCACAGggaagtttttaattttattgatgattggGGGTTTAGCATTCTTAATGCTAATGAATACAAATTCCATCGATCATGTGTCTGATAGAATAAGAAAGAGTATTGCCGGAAGGGAAGAACATAGGCTTCTCTTAAATGGTGTTGGCAAGTTTGGAAAATTCTGGAGAAAACCACCCAGGCTTCCACCACGCTTATCTCCTGATGAAATACTTACTAGTAATAGTTCAACATTTAATGCAGGGAATCTAAAAGGAGATTCAAAATGGGTGATCCGGCAACGTAGTGTTAAACATGCATTTATCCATGCATGGTCAGGCTATAAGCAGTATGCAATGGGTTATGATGAGCTTATGCCATTGAGCCAAAGGGGAGTTGATGGTTTAGGAGGTCTAGGGGCCACAGTtgtggatgccttagatactgcCATGATAATGGGTGCTGATGAAGTTATTTCAGAAGCAGGAACATGGATTGAAACACATCTTTCTGAAAGAATTGATGGGAAAGGCCAAGTCAATTTATTTGAAACTACTATACGTGTTTTGGGTGGTCTACTCAGTGCTTATCATCTTAGTGGGGGAGAAGAAGGGATGGGTGATATGAAAGTTAAAGGTCCTAAACCACATGTTTATTTAGAGATTGCTAAGAACTTGGCCGATCGTTTGATGTCTGCTTTTACTTCAAGCCCTACTTCTGTTCCTTATAGTGATGTTATTCTTCGTGATCGTTCAGCACATCCAGCTCCTGATGGATTGAGCAGTACTTCTGAAGTCTCTACTCTTCAGCTTGAGTTTAATTACCTCAGTGCTATTTCAGGCGATTTAAGATATGGAACTGAAGCTATGAAGGTTTTGGAACACCTAAAGACTCTTCCTAAGGTGGAGGGACTAGTGCCTATCTACATCAG CCCTCATTCTGGCCAGTTCAGTGGGGAAAATATTCGACTTGGATCTCGTGGTGACAGTTATTATGAGTACTTGATTAAGGTTTGGCTTCAGCAGCGGACAAGTCAAGATGGTGATGTGCGCTATTTACATGAGATGTATGAGGAAGCAATGAAAGGTGTCAGACATCTTCTTGTCCGGAAATCAATCCCTAAAGGATTGGTTTTTGTTGGGGAGCTGCCTTATGGTCCTAAGGGTGCTTTTAGTTCGAAAATGGATCACCTG GTCTGTTTCCTGCCAGGGACTCTTGCTCTTGGTGCTACCAAAGGCATTTCGAAGAAGAAGGCAATGGAAGAGAATTTGCTCACatttgaagatatggagaatctgAAGCTTGCTGAAGATCTGGCAAAGACATGCTTCGAGATGTATTCAGTTACTACTACTGGGCTTGCTCCAGAAATTGCTTACTTCAATGTAGAT GGATACTCTGAAGGAGGCCATGGTGGTGGGAATGGAAGTTCTGAATATGCAAATGATATCATTATTAAGACTCTTGACCGTCACAATCTTTTACGCCCTGAAACTGTAGAATCATTGTTTGTCTTATATCGTATTACAGAGGACTCAAA GTATCGTGAGTGGGGTTGGCAGATCTTTGAAGCATTCGAAAAACATACTAGAGTTGATTCTGGGGGTTATGGTTCTCTAGATGACGTCACAGTACTCCCCCCACGAAAAAGAGACAAAATGGAGACTTTTTTCTTAGGAGAAACCTTGAAGTATTTATATCTGTTGTTTGGGGACGAAAACGTGATTCCTTTGGATAAGTTTGTATTCAATACGGAAGCTCACCCATTCCCTATTCGTAGCGCAGTGAAAAAGCAATGA